The nucleotide window TGGCCGAAGCCACGCTGCAGGAGGCGATCGGCGACGACGCGCACGAGGTCGTCGGCCGCATCACGGGCGCGGACATGCTCGGCTGGACCTACGACGGGCCGTTCGACCACCTGCCCGCCGTCGCCGACACCGAGCACCGCGTGATTCCGTGGAAGGACGTGGGCGCCGACGAGGGCACCGGGATCGTGCACATCGCTCCCGGCGCGGGTGAGGACGACTTTCGCCTCAGCCAGGAGCTCGGCCTGCCGGTGCTCGTGCCCATCGACGAGAACGGCGTCTACGTGGAGGGCTACGATCGGCTCACCGGGCGCGACGCGCGCCAGGTCGCAAACGACGTCATTGACGACCTGCGCGGGCGTGGGCTGCTCTACCGGGCGCACCGCTTCGAGCACCGCTATCCCCACTGCTGGCGCTGCCAGGAAGAGCTGGTCTTCCGCGTGGACGACGAGTGGTTCATCCGCGCCGACGAGGTGCGCCAGCCGATGCTGGACGCCGCCGCCACGGTCCACTGGGTCCCCGACTACGCCGGCGCGCGCATGGCCGACTGGCTGCGCAACATGGGCGACTGGAACATCTCGCGGCGACGATTTTGGGGCCTGCCGCTGCCGTTCTATCCCTGCGGGGACTGCGGCCACCTGACCGTCATCGGCTCCAAGGCCCACCTGGAGGAGCGCGCGGTTTCCGGCCTGGACGGGCTGCGCGAGCTGCACCGCCCCTGGATCGACGAGGTGGTCATTCGTTGCGAGGGCTGCGAGGCGCCGGTTCGGCGTATCGACGCGGTCGGCGACGCCTGGCTGGACGCCGGCATCGTGCCGTTTTCCACCCTGGGCTACCTGGAGGGCAGCGAGGAGTTCCAGCGCTGGTATCCCGCCGACTTCATCACCGAGATGCGCGAGCAGATCCGGCTGTGGTTCTACTCCATGCTCTTCATGAGCGTCACGCTGGAGAACCGCTCGCCCTATCAGTCCGTGTTCGTCTACGAGAAGCTCAACGACGAGACCGGCCGCGCCATGCACAAGAGCTGGGGCAACGCCATCGAGTTCGGCGAGGCCGCCGAGCGCATGGGCGCGGACGTGATGCGCTGGCTCTACGCCGGGCAAAACCCGCTCTACAACATCAACTTCGGATACGGCCCGGCGGGCGAGGTCAAGCGGCGCATGCTGACCCTGTGGAACGTCTACGCGTTCTTCGTCACCTACGCCCGCCTGGACGAGTTCGACCCGACGCAGCCGGAGGTGCCGCTGGCCGAGCGCCCGGACCTGGACCGCTGGGTGCTGTCACAACTGCAGACGCTGATCGACACGATGACCGAGGCCTTACACACCTTCCACGTGCACCGCGGCCAGCGCGCGGCTCGGCGATTCATCGAGGACGTCTCGAACTGGTACGTGCGGCGCGGGCGGCGGCGATATTGGAAGTCCGAGGGCGACCTCGACAAGCGCGCCGCCTACCAGACGCTCTACGAAGTGCTGACCACGCTGGTGCGCCTGCTGGCGCCGGTGATGCCGTTTTGGACCGAGGACATCTACCAGAACCTGGTGCGCGGCGTGGACCCGAGCGCCCCGGAGAGCGTGCACCTGACCGACTGGCCGCAGGCCCGCGACGACCGGCGCGACCCGGGGCTGGACGCCGCCATGGCCGAGGTGCAGCGGGTGGTGCGGGCCGGTCGGGCCGCGCGCAACGCCGCCAACGTCAAGCTGCGCCAGCCGCTGCGGTCGGCGCTGATCCAGGTGCCCGACGACGCGGCCTGGGAGGCGGTGCAGGCGCTCGAGACGCACGTCCTGGACGAGCTAAACGTCAAGGCGCTGGAGCGCATGGCGTCCGAGCATGAGCTGGTCGAGTTCCAGATTCAGCCCAACTACCGAAGGCTGGGTCCGCGCTTCGGCCCACGCGTGAAGCAGGTCGCCGCCGCGCTGGCCGCCTTGGATGCAGCCGACGCCGTGCGCGAGTTGGATGAGCGCGGCGAGCTGAAGGTGGACCTGGACGGCGCGGTCGAGACGCTCACTCCCGACGACCTCAACGTGCGCCGCACGCCGCGCGAGGGCTTCGGCGTCGCCGAGCAGGACGGGGTGATCGTGGCCGTCGCGACGGACGTCGACGACGCGCTGGCCCGCGAGGGCCTGGCGCGCGAGCTGGTCCACGCCACCCAGGGCCTGCGCCGCGACGCGGGCTTAGAGGTCTCAGACCGGATTCGGCTTTGGATCGGTGGCGGCGGTGAGGTGGAACCGACGCTAGCGGAGCACCAGGCCTGGATCGCGGGCGAGGTGCTGGCCGTTGTGGTCAACGGCGGCGAGCCGCCGCCCGACGCGGCCGAGGCCAAGCACACGCTCAACGGCCTGCCGGTCCGGATTCAATTGAGCCGCGCGGCCCCGCCCGACTAGCTTTCTTCCCGCGCCGCCACTTCGACCTGGCCCTCGCGCACGCGCACCTCGTAGGTCTGGATGCGCTGGCCCCACGGGGGTCGGATCAGCCAGCCGTCCGTCACGTCATAGGTCCACGCGTGGAGGGGGCAGGTGAGCTGGCAGCCGACCAGATAGCCCGCGCCCAGCGGCCCACCTGCGTGCTCGCACACGCCCTGGATGGCGTGGTACTCGCCGTCGACGTTTGCAATCACCACGTCCGACCAGTCCACCGTCACCGCCACCATTTGGCCGGGCGGCGGCAGGATCTTTTCGTCGCCGACCTTGTGAAAGGTCATCTCTGCCACGGCTAAGCCAGGTCGCGCCGCAGCACCGTCACGTCGACGGCGCGGTCGCCGCACTGCAGGTGGCGCGACAGGGTCGATTCGGCGGAGAAGCCCACCGCGGCCAGCGCGGCGGTGCGGCTCTCGCCGGAGGCATAGGCGCGCACCGTGCGCACGCCGGCCTCGCGGCCCTCGGCCAGCACCGCGCCCAGGAATGACGAGAACTCGCCGCCGTAGGCCGGATGGCACAGCACCTCCAGGGTCGCGCTGCCGTCCAGCGGCGCGGCGGTCGGCGTGAAGAGGCCGGCGGCGGCCACGAGGCGGTCGCGGCGCGTCACCAGCACCTTGAACCGGTTGGCCGGGTGCGTCTCCCGCCGCAGCATGGAGCTGACGAACGGCCGCAGGCACGATCCCGACTGCACCTCCGGCGGGTCGTAGAAGATGGCCTCGGTGAAGTCGCGGATGCGCCAGTCCCTCGGCTCGGGCGACAGCATCAGCGCCGGGTAGCCGCCGATATCGCCCCATCCGGCGTCGCGCGCCAGCGGGGCCGAGCCGTCGTGCGCGAAGTACTCGTCGTCAAAGGTCTCCGGGTCGCTGCCCGGCCGCAGCGCGCGCATGCCGATGCCGTTGTAGCGGCGGTAGCCGTGCTTCTCGTAGACGTGGGCCGCGTCGGGGGCAACCGTGCCCAGGTAGATGACGAGCCCGCCGTCCGCCCAGAACCTCTCGACCGACAACCGCGTCAGCGTCTGCGCCACGCCTTTGCCGCGATGGGCCGGGTCGGTGCGCACGAAGCCGTAGCCGCCGACCTCGCGCGTGTTGCGGCTGGTGCCGTGCCACACCGTGCCCACGATTTCCCCGTCGATGCGCCCGACGATCAGGACGTCGTGCAGCGAGTCGTCGGTCGCGCCGCGGAGGGCGCGGGCGACGAGCTCGTTCTCGCCAGGCGATGTCCACGGGTCGAAGGGCTGGACGATGAACCACCAGAGTTCGCGATTCACGGCGGAGTCGCCGCGGCCCTCGCCGGGTCCCAGCGTGGTCACGTCGAGCCGCTCGCCCGTCTTGAGGGAGTGGGTCGATTCCATGTCGGCGGCGCCATCCCGATGCCACGGAGAGCGGTGCCACAATAGCGCCTTTACCGGCAGGCAAGCAGGAGGAGCGCATGTCGATCGAGGGTCGAGCGGCAATCATCACCGGCGGCGGGACGGGAGTAGGTCGCGCCACCGCGCTCGGCCTGGCGCGGCTGGGCGTGAGCGTGGCCGTCAACTACTCCCGCTCGGCGGACGAGGCCGCCGCCACCGCCCGCGACTGCGAGGCCGAAGGCGTGGAGGCCGTGGCGCTGCAGGCCGACGTGGCGTCCAACGCGTCCGTCGTCGCCATGGTGGAGCAGGCCGCGGCGGCTCTGGGCTGCGTCGACTACCTGGTGAACAGCGCGGGGACCACCGTGTTTGTGGACCACCCGGATCTCGACGCGCTCACCGAGGCGGCCTGGCAGCGCGTGATGGGCGTGAATCTCTTCGGCGCGTTCTACGCCACGCGCGCCTGCGTACCGCACATGCGCGCCGCCGGCGCGGGCGCCGTGGTCAACGTGTCTTCGGTGGCGGGCAACACCGGCGCCGGCAGCTCGATTCCCTACGCTGCGTCCAAGGGTGCGCTCAACACCATGACCCGGTCGCTGGCGCGGGCCCTGGCGCCGGAGGTGCGCGTGAATGCCGTGGCGCCGGGGATCATCGACACGCGCTGGGTCGACGACCGGCGCGAGTTCCTGGACGCGGCGGTGGAAAAGACGCCCCTGCAGCGCGCCGCCGTGGCCGAGGACGTCGCCGAGTCGGTGATTCACCTGCTCCAATCCACCTTCACCACCGGCGAGGTGCTGGTGATCGACGGCGGAATCTCGCTCTAACGCCAAGCTCGGCACATGAAACGAGCGCTCCGGCCGGGGAGCCGGAGCGCTCGCGGATCACCGCGATTCGAGCGCTACGCCGCGAGCGACGTCACACCCTCCGGCACGTGACCCGTGCCGTGACATTGGGAGCACGAGCGCCAGAACGCTGCACCGGCGTAGCTCGCGCGCGCAAGCGGACGCCCGCCTCCGTCGTAGCGGCGAAATCCACGGCCGACGCAACGCGGGCAGATGTGCTCGCCCGTGCGGGCAGAGATGGTCGCTCGTGGACCAACGTAGTGGGTCATGCGTTCCCCCTTCCTCGCGGGAATGCCCCAGGTCAACATTGACCTGGCTGCGCACGTAGGGCGTGCGCTGTCTGATAGTACCGCGCAATGACCGCCGGTCAAAGCGGATGGTGGTAAATCCCTCCGTCCATGGCCGGTCGCAGGCCCCGGCGCTCCGGAGTTGGAGCGATTGGTTGCCAGCGAATCGGTTGTTCGGCTCGGAGTCGCCTGCTAGAACTGAGTACTGCCCCAGCCAAGTGCACTCTTGGCTGGCAGCGAGGCCCCCATTAGCGGGGGCCTTGCCTATTTGGGATCTCTTGTCTGGCCAGGAGATTCGCAAGCCACCTGATTGGTAGCCGGCGCGACGTCCCCTGCTAGATCCCCAGCACCCCGCGCTTGTGCTCGCTGGTGACGGCCCGACCGCTGGTGGTGAACGACTGGCCGCAGCCGCAGGCGCTCTGGGCGTTGGGATTGAGCAGCTTGAAGCCGCCGTCGATCAGCGCGTCGCTGTAGTCGAGCGTCGAGCCGCGCAGCAGTCCGACGCTGGCGGGGTCGACGATAACCGTGATGCCGTGCGCGTCGATGGACATGTCGCCGTCGCGCGGACCGGGCTCGATCCCCATGGCGTAGCGGAAATCGCCGCAGCCTGAATCCGGCACCACGCGGACCCGCAGCACCGCTTCGGGCTTGTTGCGCTTGGCGCGCATGCGCTCGAACTGCGCGGCCGCCGACTCGGTGATCGCCAGCACCGGCGCCGCAGCGGCCATCGGCAGCGAATCCATCATCCCGCGCGTCTCCCAGCACCTTGTCGCATCGGAAGTCTACGCCATCGAAACCGCGGCGGCGGCATCGGCGTTGCGCCGCAGCCGCCCAATGGCCTCACCGATGATGTCCACGGCGCGTCGCATCTGGGCGTCGGTGTTCGAGCGTCCCGTCGTGAGCCGCAGGCTGCTGCGCGCGATGTCCGCCGGGATCCCCATGGCCAGCAGCACGTGGGACGGCTCCAGCGACGCCGAGGTGCAGGCGGAGCCGCTGGAAGCCGCGATCCCCGCCGCGTCCAGCCGCAGCAGCAGCGCCTCGCTGTCCACGCCCTCGATGACGAAGCTGGCGGAATTCGGCAGGCGGCGACTGGTCGGCCCGGTGAGGCGCACTCCCGCGATGTCCGTCAAATCCGCCAACAGGACGCCTGTGAGCTCGGCATTTGCCGCGTTGCTCGCCGCGCGCTCGGCATCTGCGCGGGTCAGCGCCGCCGCAAGTCCCACCGCGCCGGCCACATTTTCCGTCCCGGCGCGCCGGTTGCGCTCCTGGGAGCCGCCCACGATCTGCGGCGCCAGCCGCACCCCGCGCCGCACGTACAACGCGCCCACGCCCTTCGGTCCGTACACCTTGTGCGCCGTGAGCGAGAGCAGGTCCACGACCAACTCGGGCGTTGCCAGGCTCAGGCTGCCGGCGGCTTGCACGGCGTCGGTGTGCACCAGGGCCGGGTGGTCCGCCAGCGCCGCCGCAATCTCGGCCACCGGCTGCACCGTGCCCACTTCGTTGTTCGCGTACATCACCGAGACCAGCGCCGTGTCGCCTCGCACCGTGGCAAGTACCTCGGCGGGATCGACGCGTCCATCGCTGTCCACGGGCACGTAGGTCGCCTCGAATCCATGCCGGCGCTCCAGCTGTTGCACCGTGTGCAGCACCGCGTGGTGCTCGACGGCGCTGGTCACCAGGTGGCGCCGTCCTGCCTCGTGGGCGCGCCAGGCCACGCCGCGGATCGCAAGATTGGCGGCCTCGCTGCCGCTGCCGGTGAACACGACCTCCGCCGCATCGCAGGCCAGCACGTCGGCCACGGCCTCACGGGCGTCATCCAGCGCGGCGCGCGCCTCGCGGCCCTCCAGGTACAAGCTGCTGGCGTTGCCCGCGTGCGTCGTCAAGAAGGGCAGCATGGCGGCCATGACCTCGGGATCGACCGGCGTGGTCGCCGCGTGGTCGAGATAGATGCGCCCGGCAGCGTCTACGCCGCGGCGGCCGTCCTCATCGGCGGATGGCATAGCAGCATGCCTGGTCGCCCTTTGGCGAAACCACCAACTGCTCGACGTCGGCCTGCACCAGCTTGCGGATGAAGCGCAATTCCGATTCGCAGGCGGCGGTGCAGCCCTCGGCCACGCGTGAAACCGGGCAGTTGTGCTCGCGCAGGCGGTAGCCGTCGTCCGTGGTCTCGAGCTCGACCATATAGCCGCACTCGTCCAGGATGCGGGCCACCTCGTGCACGCGGAGATCGAACGGCAGGCCGCGAACTCGGGGGATGTACTTGTCGAGCTGGCGGCGTTCGTGCCGTTCCAGCACGGCCTGCAGCAGGGACTCGCCGCCCAACTCCAGCACCGCGTCGACCATGCACGACGCGAGGTCGTCGTAGGTGCGCTCGAAGGTCTCGTGGCCCTTGGCCGTCAGGTGATAGCGATAGCGCGGCCGGCCCGGCCGCCCACGTACGGGGTTTGCCGTCACCAGGCCGTCGGCCGTCAGGCTCTCGAGATGCGGTCGGACGGCGGACGTGCCGGTCCCCACGCGGTCGGCGATGTCGGGCGCAAACATGGCCCCGCCGACTTTGAGCGTCCGCAGGATCTCGTCGCGGGGGCTTAACGTGCGCAAATGGCAGGCCCCG belongs to Chloroflexota bacterium and includes:
- a CDS encoding iron-sulfur cluster assembly accessory protein is translated as MMDSLPMAAAAPVLAITESAAAQFERMRAKRNKPEAVLRVRVVPDSGCGDFRYAMGIEPGPRDGDMSIDAHGITVIVDPASVGLLRGSTLDYSDALIDGGFKLLNPNAQSACGCGQSFTTSGRAVTSEHKRGVLGI
- a CDS encoding cysteine desulfurase family protein, coding for MPSADEDGRRGVDAAGRIYLDHAATTPVDPEVMAAMLPFLTTHAGNASSLYLEGREARAALDDAREAVADVLACDAAEVVFTGSGSEAANLAIRGVAWRAHEAGRRHLVTSAVEHHAVLHTVQQLERRHGFEATYVPVDSDGRVDPAEVLATVRGDTALVSVMYANNEVGTVQPVAEIAAALADHPALVHTDAVQAAGSLSLATPELVVDLLSLTAHKVYGPKGVGALYVRRGVRLAPQIVGGSQERNRRAGTENVAGAVGLAAALTRADAERAASNAANAELTGVLLADLTDIAGVRLTGPTSRRLPNSASFVIEGVDSEALLLRLDAAGIAASSGSACTSASLEPSHVLLAMGIPADIARSSLRLTTGRSNTDAQMRRAVDIIGEAIGRLRRNADAAAAVSMA
- a CDS encoding Rieske 2Fe-2S domain-containing protein, which produces MTFHKVGDEKILPPPGQMVAVTVDWSDVVIANVDGEYHAIQGVCEHAGGPLGAGYLVGCQLTCPLHAWTYDVTDGWLIRPPWGQRIQTYEVRVREGQVEVAAREES
- a CDS encoding GNAT family N-acetyltransferase, which encodes MESTHSLKTGERLDVTTLGPGEGRGDSAVNRELWWFIVQPFDPWTSPGENELVARALRGATDDSLHDVLIVGRIDGEIVGTVWHGTSRNTREVGGYGFVRTDPAHRGKGVAQTLTRLSVERFWADGGLVIYLGTVAPDAAHVYEKHGYRRYNGIGMRALRPGSDPETFDDEYFAHDGSAPLARDAGWGDIGGYPALMLSPEPRDWRIRDFTEAIFYDPPEVQSGSCLRPFVSSMLRRETHPANRFKVLVTRRDRLVAAAGLFTPTAAPLDGSATLEVLCHPAYGGEFSSFLGAVLAEGREAGVRTVRAYASGESRTAALAAVGFSAESTLSRHLQCGDRAVDVTVLRRDLA
- a CDS encoding SDR family NAD(P)-dependent oxidoreductase produces the protein MSIEGRAAIITGGGTGVGRATALGLARLGVSVAVNYSRSADEAAATARDCEAEGVEAVALQADVASNASVVAMVEQAAAALGCVDYLVNSAGTTVFVDHPDLDALTEAAWQRVMGVNLFGAFYATRACVPHMRAAGAGAVVNVSSVAGNTGAGSSIPYAASKGALNTMTRSLARALAPEVRVNAVAPGIIDTRWVDDRREFLDAAVEKTPLQRAAVAEDVAESVIHLLQSTFTTGEVLVIDGGISL
- a CDS encoding helix-turn-helix transcriptional regulator → MRTLSPRDEILRTLKVGGAMFAPDIADRVGTGTSAVRPHLESLTADGLVTANPVRGRPGRPRYRYHLTAKGHETFERTYDDLASCMVDAVLELGGESLLQAVLERHERRQLDKYIPRVRGLPFDLRVHEVARILDECGYMVELETTDDGYRLREHNCPVSRVAEGCTAACESELRFIRKLVQADVEQLVVSPKGDQACCYAIRR
- the ileS gene encoding isoleucine--tRNA ligase, with translation MSSSNPPAKPPDAASPFQPLPDELDFPSMERRILDFWAEAGAFEKLRAKNADGPRWSFIDGPITANNPMGVHHAWGRTYKDVYQRYRAMRGYHQRYQNGFDCQGLWLEVEVEKELGFETKRDIEAFGLEAFADACRERVDTYSAIQTSQSVRLGQWMDWDDSYYTHSDSNIEHIWGFLRRCHERGWIEVAQRAMPWCARCGTALSQHELIDTYQEITHDALYVRLPLHGRDNAWLLVWTTTPWTLAANVAAAVDPELTYVEVEMADGKRYFLAEATLQEAIGDDAHEVVGRITGADMLGWTYDGPFDHLPAVADTEHRVIPWKDVGADEGTGIVHIAPGAGEDDFRLSQELGLPVLVPIDENGVYVEGYDRLTGRDARQVANDVIDDLRGRGLLYRAHRFEHRYPHCWRCQEELVFRVDDEWFIRADEVRQPMLDAAATVHWVPDYAGARMADWLRNMGDWNISRRRFWGLPLPFYPCGDCGHLTVIGSKAHLEERAVSGLDGLRELHRPWIDEVVIRCEGCEAPVRRIDAVGDAWLDAGIVPFSTLGYLEGSEEFQRWYPADFITEMREQIRLWFYSMLFMSVTLENRSPYQSVFVYEKLNDETGRAMHKSWGNAIEFGEAAERMGADVMRWLYAGQNPLYNINFGYGPAGEVKRRMLTLWNVYAFFVTYARLDEFDPTQPEVPLAERPDLDRWVLSQLQTLIDTMTEALHTFHVHRGQRAARRFIEDVSNWYVRRGRRRYWKSEGDLDKRAAYQTLYEVLTTLVRLLAPVMPFWTEDIYQNLVRGVDPSAPESVHLTDWPQARDDRRDPGLDAAMAEVQRVVRAGRAARNAANVKLRQPLRSALIQVPDDAAWEAVQALETHVLDELNVKALERMASEHELVEFQIQPNYRRLGPRFGPRVKQVAAALAALDAADAVRELDERGELKVDLDGAVETLTPDDLNVRRTPREGFGVAEQDGVIVAVATDVDDALAREGLARELVHATQGLRRDAGLEVSDRIRLWIGGGGEVEPTLAEHQAWIAGEVLAVVVNGGEPPPDAAEAKHTLNGLPVRIQLSRAAPPD